AAACACTGACTTTTCTGactaaaaaaagaaatgtttttctTTCTGTTCCGGGAGCGGTTGTACCCTGTGCTTGGCTGAGATTTGTATTGAAGTAACCTGCTTCTCCCTGTTACAATCtcctggctcatcctcgcctgctAAGTACTGTATTCCTGTTGAACAACATGGGATAAAATTATTATACCGTGCACTCTCTCATAAcacgttcttttttttttttgtctaatttttatttttaaacattgctGGGGAGGGCTAGGCCTGGCCAAACCCAAAAGAAATCATTTACACCTGTACAGTTGTGGACGTGGGCAGCAGAAACACTGCCAGACCAGTGCCCAGGCTGACTACTGTACCGCAGCGTGTCTAGCGGTGGGGTATACAGTCATTAGGGCTGTTTCCCCTCCTGTCAACATCCTCAAAAAAACGTCAGAAGCAATTGCTCCTTCGTAAGATACCCTGTACCATTCCTGGTGCTGCCAACTTACTGAACACGTGCAAAATATACCATTGAAGCTCATCTTGCCTCGCGTCCCCAGCCCGTGCTcctccccatttaagcccaccagGTAGATACCCAACCACCCGCCCACACCAAGCCCACCCTCTCCAATCTTCCTGCGACTAAATCCACTGAAAAAAACCACTCACGCTGCTGCAACCCAGAACCCACCTGGCTTCAGAAAAAGTTAGAACCTCCGACTAAAGGATCCTCCTCCCCCAGAGCCGGCATAATTACCTGCAAGACAAGGCAGTCAGTTAATCTCAGAAACCCACTGGGCCCAAGTCACTACGCTGAGTGTATATGTGCGAGCGAAACAACTAATTCTTACTTCCGTACGGCCCAGGAGCGTTTCTTCCTCCACCAtagcctcctccaccaccgcCACCGCCCCCCTTCATGGGCCCGTAGTTAGACGACTGCTGGTTTGGGTAGTTGCCAAAGTCGTTGTAgttccctccaccaccgccgcCGAAGTTGCCTGCGTACAGAACACAAAACGTTCAGAGTACCATCAAGCGCGCAACATTTCTCTGCAACACTGGGGTGAAACTTGTCACTTACCTCCGCCAAATCCACCATTGTAGCCGTCATAGGAGCTGCTGCCTCCTCCACCGCCATagccgccgccaccaccaccaccctggtTGCCGTATGTTGGGCTGCCTCCATAGCCAGGGCCACCTCTGCCGCCGCCACCTCCATAACCAGTGCCTCCACCATATCCACCACCTGATGAGAAAGGAGACACGCGCGTTTTAAGAGGTAGAAATATCGCCCTGATTTTAGCACCATCTGAACCACCCAGCCTAAAGCCCACAATACATACTGTCACCAAATCCATTGTAGCCATCACCACAGCCTCCATAGTTGCCGCTGCCTCCtccaccgccaccaccaccacctcgcgAGTTGCCTCCGAAGCCACCTGCAAACAAGGGGGAAAGTAAGTCAGTTCCACCCACCTCAACAACCAATAACCACAGTAACACAGCAGCAGGCTGGCTCGCTCACCTCGGGTGTTGAGCTCACCTCTGGTGTTGAAGTTGCCGCctccgccaccacggcctccaaaGTTCCCACCAGAGCCACCAAAGTTGCCTCGGCCGAAGTTGCTGGAGCTCCCACGCCCTGCACCAAgcaaagagaaagggagaaacaCGATTACACACGAAACTTCCAAAGTTGCAGGTGGCTCCAAACGGCTCATCCCCGAAGCTCACCTCGCTGGTTCATGCCAGAGTTCTGCATCTCCTCACGGGACAGTGCCTTCCTCACTTCACAGTTATGGCCGTTGACCGTGTGGTATTTCTGAACTGCAAAGACAAGGCGGAAGAAAAGGAGTTTAAAAAAATGGCACCTCCCCCACGATTggctccctctcaccccccccccccccccccctcagaggaCACAGTGCTTACCAACAATCTTGTCAACAGCATCATGGTCATCGTACGTGATGAAGGCAAAGCCCCTCTTCTTCCCGCTCTGTCGGTCAGTCATCACTTCTATCACTTCAATCTTGCCAAACTTCTCAAAGTAGTCGCGGAGTTGATGTTCATCGGTGTCTTCTTTAATGCCACCAACAAAGATCTTCTTCACGGTCAGGTGTGCCCCAGGTCTGGTGGAGTCCTAGTTAATGCAAGACACCAAATAAATTGCAGGCTCTGCCTCGAACAACGCTTACTCTGGGAGCTTTCAACCCAGGAATGCCAAATTGAGCCGCTTGTATCACAGGACAAACACTGGAGACCCACCTCTCTCGACACTGCACGTTTAGGCTCGACAACCCGACCGTCGACCTTGTGGGGTCTGGCCTGCATTGCGCTATCGACCTCCGAGACGCAGGAGTACGTCACAAACCCAAACCCCCTGGAGCGCTTTGTATTTGGGTCTCTCATCACCTGCAAGTAACAGAATCAAAAAAACAAAAAGACAGCCGAGTTAGAACAACAcatctaaaaaaaaaaacaaattatgaAACCGGGAACGctgcaaaaaagaaaaaaaaactcaccACACAGTCTGTCAGCCGGCCCCATTGTTCAAAGTGGTTCCGTAGACTGTCGTCTGTGGTTTCAAAGCTCAAGCCGCCAATGAAGAGTTTGCGGAGTTGCTCAGGCTCCTGCGAGTCCTCCAAGGGAAACGAGGAGGAGTGTTAGCACACAAAACAAATCTACCACCAGGTGAGCTCACCTGATCCATTTCTGCACAgttccctcctcctctctctacttccccccccccccctccaacattcCCAGGCCTCACCCCatagcctgctcaaaatggcgcaTCATAAAAATCCACTCCTGATTTCCTGTAAACAAGTCGCAGCATTAATCACGTGCCTGCTGATAAAAAAAATGTTACTAGCCTGAGGGTGTAGCTGCAGCAAATATTTTGCATGCCCTCCCCCACAGTGCCTGCTCTCCACGGAGGGAGAACAAAGGAGGCAGCCATGCGAGGCATGGAGATTCAAACAGCTGCCATTTTCACA
This sequence is a window from Scyliorhinus canicula unplaced genomic scaffold, sScyCan1.1, whole genome shotgun sequence. Protein-coding genes within it:
- the LOC119961381 gene encoding heterogeneous nuclear ribonucleoprotein A3-like isoform X2, which produces MRDPNTKRSRGFGFVTYSCVSEVDSAMQARPHKVDGRVVEPKRAVSREDSTRPGAHLTVKKIFVGGIKEDTDEHQLRDYFEKFGKIEVIEVMTDRQSGKKRGFAFITYDDHDAVDKIVVQKYHTVNGHNCEVRKALSREEMQNSGMNQRGRGSSSNFGRGNFGGSGGNFGGRGGGGGNFNTRGGFGGNSRGGGGGGGGGSGNYGGCGDGYNGFGDSGGYGGGTGYGGGGGRGGPGYGGSPTYGNQGGGGGGGYGGGGGSSSYDGYNGGFGGGNFGGGGGGNYNDFGNYPNQQSSNYGPMKGGGGGGGGGYGGGRNAPGPYGRIQYLAGEDEPGDCNREKQVTSIQISAKHRVQPLPEQKEKHFFF
- the LOC119961381 gene encoding heterogeneous nuclear ribonucleoprotein A3-like isoform X1; translated protein: MRDPNTKRSRGFGFVTYSCVSEVDSAMQARPHKVDGRVVEPKRAVSREDSTRPGAHLTVKKIFVGGIKEDTDEHQLRDYFEKFGKIEVIEVMTDRQSGKKRGFAFITYDDHDAVDKIVVQKYHTVNGHNCEVRKALSREEMQNSGMNQRGRGSSSNFGRGNFGGSGGNFGGRGGGGGNFNTRGELNTRGGFGGNSRGGGGGGGGGSGNYGGCGDGYNGFGDSGGYGGGTGYGGGGGRGGPGYGGSPTYGNQGGGGGGGYGGGGGSSSYDGYNGGFGGGNFGGGGGGNYNDFGNYPNQQSSNYGPMKGGGGGGGGGYGGGRNAPGPYGRIQYLAGEDEPGDCNREKQVTSIQISAKHRVQPLPEQKEKHFFF
- the LOC119961381 gene encoding heterogeneous nuclear ribonucleoprotein A3 homolog 2-like isoform X3 — protein: MRDPNTKRSRGFGFVTYSCVSEVDSAMQARPHKVDGRVVEPKRAVSREDSTRPGAHLTVKKIFVGGIKEDTDEHQLRDYFEKFGKIEVIEVMTDRQSGKKRGFAFITYDDHDAVDKIVVQKYHTVNGHNCEVRKALSREEMQNSGMNQRGRGSSSNFGRGNFGGSGGNFGGRGGGGGNFNTRGELNTRGGFGGNSRGGGGGGGGGSGNYGGCGDGYNGFGDSGGYGGGTGYGGGGGRGGPGYGGSPTYGNQGGGGGGGYGGGGGSSSYDGYNGGFGGGNFGGGGGGNYNDFGNYPNQQSSNYGPMKGGGGGGGGGYGGGRNAPGPYGSNYAGSGGGGSFSRRF